The genomic DNA TTTTTGCCGTGGGGGGCGACCGGGTCAACTCCGTGCCTCAGGTGGCAATGCTCAACACGCTCCTGCTGCGCGAGCACAACCGACTGGCGGGCGAGATCGAAGCCGCGCACCCCGAGTGGAACGATACCCGCGTGTTCGAAACCGCCCGCAACACGATGATCGTGCTCTTCATCAAGCTGGTGGTGGAGGATTACATCAACCACATCTCCCCCCTGCCCTTCGCCCTCAAGGCCGACCCATCGGTGGCGTGGGAGGCAAGCTGGAACAAGCCCAACTGGATCACCACCGAGTTCAGCCTGCTCTATCGCTGGCACGCGCTGATCCCCGACGAAATGCCGTGGGGCGGCAGCCCGCAGCCCCTCGCCGGGACCCTGCGCAACAATACCCTGCTCCTTGAGGGCGGCTTGCTGAAGGCCTTCGAAACCGTCAGCGCCACCCCGGCCGCGGAGCTGGGCCCACGCAACACCGCCACCCCGCTGCTGGAGGTAGAGAAGGCCTCGATCCTGCAAGACAGGCACTGCGAGCTGGCCAGCTTTTCCGACTATTGCGCCTATCTCAAGCAGGACCGGCCACAGAGCTTTGAGGATATTTCCTCCGATCCGGATGTGGCCGCAGAGCTGGCCCGGCACTATGCCAGCCCCGATCAGGTAGATTTCTTCGTCGGCCTGTTCTGCGAAGACCGCGTGCCCAACAGCCCGCTCCCCAATCTTGTGCTGGTCTTCGTCGCGCTCGACGCCTTCAGCCAGGCCCTGACCAACCCGCTGCTCTCCCGCCATGTCTTTGTGCCAGAAACCTTTTCAGCCCCCGGATGGGAGGCAATTCAGGAAACGGCCACGGTGCGCGACATCGTGGATCGCAACGTGCCCGGCGGCGCGGGCA from Oceanicola sp. D3 includes the following:
- a CDS encoding peroxidase family protein, whose protein sequence is MPSLRYSIQSTLFSIIEAIPPLAKLANRWAINRVVKRARSRPHPLSTIGDYVSWRGLTDRRWSGRHLPPQRRSNLPEVESLLPLFERRAGVQRLCPKSTCLFPTFAQYLTDGFLRTETDELIAEGEDPELRLRRNTSNHEIDLCTLYGRTHAQTVALRLCSEEKGRKGRLKSQQINGEEYPPFLYKDGAPDPQFAVLDPALGQKDLPPAQRDTLFAVGGDRVNSVPQVAMLNTLLLREHNRLAGEIEAAHPEWNDTRVFETARNTMIVLFIKLVVEDYINHISPLPFALKADPSVAWEASWNKPNWITTEFSLLYRWHALIPDEMPWGGSPQPLAGTLRNNTLLLEGGLLKAFETVSATPAAELGPRNTATPLLEVEKASILQDRHCELASFSDYCAYLKQDRPQSFEDISSDPDVAAELARHYASPDQVDFFVGLFCEDRVPNSPLPNLVLVFVALDAFSQALTNPLLSRHVFVPETFSAPGWEAIQETATVRDIVDRNVPGGAGNSFIAMTRADWQPE